One region of Culex pipiens pallens isolate TS chromosome 2, TS_CPP_V2, whole genome shotgun sequence genomic DNA includes:
- the LOC120418296 gene encoding beta-hexosaminidase subunit beta-like — MMKVDTSLVIFWLVLNGVSCSFVVDPGPVVKATRGEIWPKPKVQSSTENYFAIDPVTFQFKVTGHSCDILDKAIERYYGIVFSVASDIGSTETNAITSRNLLAKQAMLDDSNFFGFLDEVEIHLKEPCEEWPYFEMDESYRISLNKFEYKLQSSSIWGILRALESFSQMVVSWSGMLRINSTLIMDRPRFPHRGLLVDTSRHFISLPVLLQILDGMAYNKLNVFHWHIVDDQSFPYHSIKFPELSEKGAYHRSMIYSPEDVQTVLEESRLRGIRVMPEFDTPGHTRSWGESHPELLTPCFGKLGPIDPTKESTYAFLSELFQEVAGVFPDRYFHLGGDEVAFDCWQSNSDITEFMDNNQIVDYGILQARFTRRVVDLVDNLNKSSLVWQEVYENADNLPDGTVVQVWTGDQKQLLKQITGDGLPALLSACWYLDHLSWGGDWQKFYNCEPRAFPGTQDQKKLVMGGEACMWGEVVNDRNILQRIFPRVSAVAEKLWSQRNVNDTVEAAARLEEHACRMNRRGIPAQPPNGPGYCL; from the exons ATGATGAAGGTTGATACAAGTTTGGTGATATTTTGGTTAGTTTTAAATGGCGTCTCCTGTTCATTTGTGGTTGATCCAGGTCCAGTAGTGAAAGCCACACGAG gtGAAATTTGGCCGAAACCAAAAGTGCAATCTTCGACCGAAAACTACTTTGCCATAGATCCAGTTACGTTTCAGTTTAAGGTCACCGGTCATTCGTGTGATATTCTGGACAAGGCAATCGAAAGATATTACGGAATTGTGTTCAGTGTGGCGAGCGATATTGGCAGTACGGAAACTAATGCGATCACTTCGAGAAATTTGCTTGCCAAGCAAGCGATGTTGGATGATTCAAATTTCTTT GGCTTTCTGGATGAAGTAGAAATTCACCTAAAAGAACCCTGTGAAGAGTGGCCCTATTTTGAAATGGATGAGTCGT ATCGAATATCCTTAAACAAATTTGAGTACAAACTACAATCAAGTTCAATTTGGGGAATCCTTCGTGCATTGGAATCGTTCTCGCAAATGGTTGTATCTTGGAGTGGAATG TTGCGGATCAACTCGACCCTTATCATGGATCGACCAAGGTTCCCTCACCGAGGTCTTCTGGTGGACACTTCTCGGCACTTCATTTCGCTCCCAGTTCTCCTTCAAATCTTGGACGGCATGGCGTACAACAAGCTGAACGTGTTCCACTGGCACATTGTGGACGACCAAAGTTTTCCTTATCATAGTATAAAATTTCCAGAGTTGAGCGAAAAGGGTGCTTACCATCGGTCAATGATCTACAGCCCCGAAGACGTCCAAACTGTACTGGAAGAATCTCGTCTGCGAGGAATTCGGGTTATGCCGGAATTCGACACTCCCGGTCACACCCGCTCCTGGGGAGAATCTCATCCGGAGCTGCTGACTCCTTGCTTTGGGAAACTCGGCCCCATAGATCCTACCAAAGAGTCCACCTACGCGTTCCTGTCCGAGCTGTTCCAAGAAGTGGCCGGAGTGTTCCCCGATCGCTACTTCCACCTTGGTGGTGACGAAGTGGCCTTCGACTGCTGGCAAAGCAATTCCGACATCACGGAGTTCATGGACAACAACCAGATCGTCGATTACGGAATCCTCCAGGCACGCTTCACCCGACGGGTCGTCGATCTTGTTGACAACCTGAACAAAAGCTCACTAGTCTGGCAGGAAGTGTACGAAAACGCCGACAACCTTCCCGACGGCACCGTCGTCCAAGTTTGGACCGGCGATCAGAAGCAACTGCTCAAGCAAATCACCGGTGATGGACTTCCTGCCCTGCTTTCCGCCTGTTGGTATCTGGACCACCTCAGCTGGGGTGGAGACTGGCAAAAGTTTTACAACTGTGAACCGCGGGCCTTCCCCGGAACGCAGGACCAGAAGAAACTCGTGATGGGTGGAGAAGCGTGCATGTGGGGTGAAGTGGTTAACGATCGGAACATTCTACAGCGGATCTTTCCGCGGGTGTCGGCAGTTGCGGAAAAACTCTGGTCTCAGCGGAATGTCAACGATACCGTGGAGGCGGCAGCGCGACTTGAGGAGCATGCTTGCAGGATGAATCGACGGGGTATTCCGGCGCAGCCACCGAATGGACCGGGATATTGTTTGTGA